One Natrinema halophilum genomic window carries:
- a CDS encoding ABC transporter substrate-binding protein, translating to MNWNPSPSENRVSRRSVLAGGAAGAAITTSGCIDSVRSVVNHRGSNRLSLSIATVPADADRQNVRIARRLEENLEKVGIEVSLDMRSRSELLKAVLIDHDFDLYVGLHPAGYDPDFLYETLHSTYASEAGWQNPFGFTDQAFFDTHLEKQRRATGEKRTREIKNILRGLTQEKVLEPICFPDEYRVARSDRFTGWNEGNLATRHGYLGLEPAEDVDQLHALVTSSRITKNLNPLTATFRKRGTIIGLLYDSLGTVHDDDVKPWLAESWEIPSEPATGEESANDQQATDGEETLQTMSVTLRKGCQFHDGELVTADDVAFTYRFLDDTSLGRAPLKSPAPQYQGQVDVVDGVTTNGDYELTMTVTGGREPCKRALTVPILPEHVWRKRVNEHALDGEFTASQGRWSAVTTNNVPPVGSGPFQFDSRTEDESLTLRRFDNHFTHRDDVKLPAPTVAELRFSVDPGSVSSIGRIQDGGADVTATMLGAHSLAAMSDSPNVEQLKSKSRMFYHVGFNVRNAPFSNSYFRRAITQLLDKKAIVEDVFYENATPTATPVSGDWVPADLEWNGEDPVTPFVGSNGTLNVEAAKKAFERAGFRYDDNGRLLGGY from the coding sequence ATGAATTGGAACCCCTCTCCCTCCGAGAACCGCGTTAGCAGGCGCTCGGTGCTCGCTGGCGGCGCTGCAGGCGCCGCGATCACGACGAGCGGCTGCATCGATAGCGTTCGAAGCGTCGTAAACCACCGCGGAAGTAACAGACTCTCCCTCTCAATCGCCACTGTCCCCGCGGACGCAGACAGACAGAACGTACGGATCGCACGTCGACTCGAGGAGAACCTCGAAAAGGTCGGGATCGAAGTCTCACTGGATATGCGGTCGCGATCGGAACTGCTGAAAGCAGTGTTGATCGACCACGACTTCGATCTCTACGTCGGTCTCCACCCGGCTGGCTACGATCCTGACTTCCTCTATGAGACTCTCCACTCTACGTACGCCAGCGAAGCAGGGTGGCAAAATCCGTTTGGGTTCACCGATCAGGCGTTCTTCGACACTCATCTCGAGAAACAGCGTCGAGCCACCGGCGAAAAACGCACACGAGAAATCAAAAACATCTTGAGAGGACTCACACAGGAGAAAGTGCTCGAACCGATCTGCTTCCCTGACGAGTATCGCGTCGCCAGGTCGGATCGATTTACGGGTTGGAACGAGGGGAATCTCGCGACACGACACGGTTATCTGGGTCTCGAGCCGGCCGAGGACGTCGATCAACTCCACGCGCTCGTAACCAGCAGCCGCATCACGAAGAATCTCAACCCACTCACAGCGACGTTTCGAAAGCGGGGAACGATCATCGGCCTACTGTATGATTCGCTGGGGACTGTCCACGACGACGACGTCAAGCCGTGGCTAGCGGAATCGTGGGAAATACCCAGTGAGCCGGCGACTGGCGAGGAATCGGCGAACGACCAGCAAGCGACGGATGGCGAAGAGACGCTGCAGACGATGTCCGTCACGCTCCGAAAGGGTTGTCAGTTCCACGATGGTGAGCTTGTGACTGCCGACGACGTCGCGTTCACCTATCGATTCCTTGATGATACGTCATTGGGGCGAGCGCCTCTCAAATCACCAGCGCCGCAGTATCAGGGTCAGGTCGACGTTGTCGACGGCGTCACGACGAACGGCGACTACGAGCTTACCATGACGGTAACTGGCGGTCGAGAGCCATGCAAACGTGCCCTGACAGTACCGATCTTGCCCGAGCACGTGTGGCGCAAGCGGGTCAACGAACACGCTCTCGACGGCGAGTTCACTGCGTCGCAGGGCCGGTGGAGCGCCGTCACCACGAACAACGTTCCGCCTGTTGGCAGCGGCCCCTTCCAGTTCGATAGTCGCACCGAGGACGAATCGCTTACTCTCCGGCGGTTCGACAATCACTTCACCCACCGGGACGACGTCAAATTGCCAGCGCCGACCGTCGCCGAACTGCGGTTCAGTGTCGATCCGGGCAGCGTCTCGTCGATTGGACGCATTCAAGACGGTGGGGCGGATGTAACGGCTACGATGCTCGGCGCCCATTCGCTGGCCGCAATGAGCGACTCGCCGAATGTCGAGCAACTGAAGTCCAAGTCACGGATGTTCTATCATGTCGGGTTCAACGTTCGTAATGCGCCGTTCAGCAATTCCTATTTCCGCCGAGCGATCACACAGTTGCTGGATAAAAAAGCGATCGTCGAGGACGTGTTCTACGAAAACGCGACACCAACTGCGACACCGGTTTCCGGTGACTGGGTCCCCGCGGATCTCGAATGGAACGGTGAAGATCCGGTAACGCCGTTCGTCGGTTCGAACGGAACGCTCAACGTCGAAGCAGCGAAAAAGGCGTTCGAGCGGGCAGGGTTCCGTTACGATGATAACGGAAGACTGCTTGGAGGATATTAG
- a CDS encoding phosphatase PAP2 family protein yields MLAEVLTQLVAVILILLPISIAVFIGRKRLAQTRSEWRSRLQTAAPVIVVLLIVLLINRVARQTAPDLSREIGIHLTSTFYNIEGEFILIFRTIQTAETTAYFSSIYVYGYTFLLIFPIIAYFTLSDTRIFRRLLTAYALNYAIGLVLYILVIAYGPRNLMPAELMERMLYDTNPQYQYLTREVNTNTNVFPSLHTSLSATVATFAWITRSKFPKWFPVAVILAASVAISTMYLGIHWGIDVTAGLVLAALCVDLSDRLVDRWSVAELFDQYGDRIPWKQEHE; encoded by the coding sequence ATGCTCGCCGAGGTGCTGACTCAGCTCGTCGCCGTTATCTTGATTTTGCTGCCGATTTCGATAGCCGTCTTTATCGGCCGCAAACGTCTTGCTCAAACGCGATCTGAATGGCGAAGCAGACTGCAGACCGCTGCACCGGTGATCGTCGTACTGTTGATCGTGTTGCTGATCAACCGGGTCGCCAGGCAGACGGCGCCGGATCTCTCCCGGGAGATCGGAATTCATCTGACTTCGACCTTCTACAACATCGAAGGAGAATTTATTCTGATCTTCCGGACGATCCAGACAGCGGAGACGACGGCGTATTTTTCGTCGATCTACGTCTATGGATATACGTTTCTGCTGATATTCCCCATTATCGCGTATTTCACTCTCTCGGATACTCGGATCTTTCGTCGGCTGTTGACGGCATACGCCCTTAACTACGCGATCGGATTGGTGCTGTATATCCTCGTAATCGCGTACGGTCCTCGGAATCTGATGCCTGCCGAACTGATGGAACGAATGTTATACGATACAAACCCACAATATCAGTATCTCACGCGGGAAGTCAACACGAACACCAACGTTTTTCCGTCGTTGCACACGTCGCTCTCTGCAACCGTCGCCACGTTCGCGTGGATAACTCGCTCGAAATTCCCGAAGTGGTTTCCCGTCGCAGTAATCCTGGCAGCAAGCGTCGCAATATCGACGATGTACCTCGGGATTCACTGGGGGATCGACGTCACCGCTGGCTTGGTGCTTGCTGCCCTTTGTGTGGATCTTTCCGACCGGCTCGTCGACCGCTGGTCCGTCGCAGAACTGTTCGACCAGTACGGTGATCGAATTCCGTGGAAGCAAGAACACGAGTAA
- a CDS encoding ABC transporter substrate-binding protein, translated as MNGRRAAPNRSNRNTGGSSVSRRAMLAATTGVTVSTSGCVNRLRDLVTRNNIKQLSLTITTLPADSDRESIRIANELERIFKTVGIDVSFDVRSGIDFLQTVLYDHDFDVCIGRHPGGTDPDFLYQALHSLYADESGWQNPFGFTNLTVDAFLEKQRTAEGADRREAVTDALETIATVQPFVPICIPEEHRMVRSDRFDGWDEGHLATRRGYLGLEPAESVETLRAINTDARPTDNLNPLAISHRGRGTFTELLYDSLATDDPDGDVQPWLAESWEWDGRTADVHLRDWCEFHDGETISATDVEFTYQFLKDMSLGNHEVETPAPRYRGQVEAIETVEVRGPTRLEITVDTSPEVGERAFLVPILPAHVWQERAADPNGPVGVSLAQGTTKAVVTNNVPPIGSGPYQFASRTEGDQLTFERYDSHFTRRAGVDLPEPTVDELTVQITPSSKTAIRAVENDVADVTSTSLESNVIDTIHDSSDSQLLESPSWTFYFLGFNARKAPFSNPRFRRVLARLIDKEWLVEKVFYGNARPVATPVTEQWVPKSLEWQGDDPETPFLGTDGEVNVSAARAAFEAAGFRYDEQERLRVRQ; from the coding sequence ATGAACGGACGACGGGCTGCCCCCAATCGGAGCAACCGCAACACTGGCGGCAGTAGCGTCAGCCGTCGTGCCATGCTGGCGGCGACGACCGGAGTGACAGTCTCGACCAGCGGGTGTGTTAATCGCCTCCGGGATCTCGTGACCCGGAACAACATCAAACAACTCTCGTTGACGATTACCACGCTCCCCGCAGACAGCGACAGGGAGAGCATTCGAATTGCAAACGAACTCGAACGTATCTTCAAGACGGTCGGGATAGACGTTTCCTTCGACGTTCGATCTGGTATCGATTTCCTCCAGACCGTTCTTTACGACCACGACTTCGACGTCTGCATCGGTCGTCACCCGGGCGGGACCGACCCGGATTTCCTCTATCAGGCGTTGCACTCGCTGTACGCCGACGAATCCGGCTGGCAAAACCCCTTCGGGTTCACCAATTTAACCGTTGATGCCTTTCTCGAGAAACAACGCACCGCCGAAGGGGCGGATCGTCGCGAAGCGGTCACGGACGCACTCGAAACGATAGCGACCGTCCAGCCGTTCGTTCCGATCTGTATCCCAGAGGAGCACCGGATGGTGAGAAGCGACCGGTTCGACGGTTGGGATGAGGGCCACCTCGCGACGCGACGCGGATATCTCGGCCTCGAACCGGCCGAAAGCGTCGAGACGCTACGTGCGATTAATACGGATGCCAGACCGACGGACAACTTAAACCCCCTCGCTATCAGCCACCGGGGCCGTGGAACGTTCACTGAATTACTATACGACTCGCTGGCGACCGACGACCCTGACGGAGACGTTCAGCCGTGGCTCGCTGAGTCGTGGGAGTGGGATGGACGGACGGCAGACGTCCACCTCCGCGACTGGTGTGAGTTCCACGACGGGGAGACGATATCCGCAACCGACGTCGAGTTCACCTACCAGTTCCTGAAGGACATGTCCCTCGGGAATCACGAAGTGGAGACGCCGGCCCCTCGGTATCGAGGACAGGTTGAAGCCATCGAAACGGTCGAAGTGAGAGGTCCCACTCGCCTGGAGATAACGGTCGACACCAGTCCGGAAGTCGGCGAACGGGCCTTTCTCGTCCCCATTCTTCCCGCTCACGTCTGGCAAGAGCGGGCTGCAGACCCGAACGGGCCGGTCGGCGTAAGCCTCGCCCAGGGAACCACGAAAGCGGTCGTTACGAACAACGTTCCGCCGATTGGAAGTGGTCCCTATCAGTTTGCGAGTCGTACAGAAGGTGATCAGCTCACGTTCGAACGATACGATTCACACTTCACCCGTCGGGCCGGCGTCGATCTCCCGGAACCGACTGTCGACGAGCTTACCGTCCAGATCACCCCGAGCAGCAAGACTGCTATCCGCGCCGTCGAAAACGACGTCGCCGACGTAACGAGTACGTCACTCGAGTCCAACGTCATCGATACTATCCACGATTCCAGCGACAGCCAGTTACTCGAGTCTCCGTCGTGGACGTTTTACTTCCTGGGATTCAACGCGCGCAAGGCCCCGTTTAGCAATCCACGATTTCGACGAGTCCTTGCACGCTTGATCGACAAGGAGTGGCTGGTTGAGAAGGTGTTCTACGGAAATGCACGACCCGTCGCGACGCCGGTCACCGAGCAGTGGGTCCCCAAAAGCCTCGAGTGGCAGGGGGACGATCCCGAAACACCGTTTCTTGGGACAGATGGCGAAGTCAACGTAAGCGCGGCGCGGGCCGCATTCGAGGCAGCCGGATTCCGCTACGACGAACAGGAACGGCTCCGTGTGAGACAGTGA
- the pan1 gene encoding proteasome-activating nucleotidase Pan1, translating to MSDTVDDVDLPYDEDEASQQEKIQSLEERLEILEAQNEEMRDKLLDANAENNKYQQKLERLTHENKKLKQSPLFVATVQEIADEGVIIKQHGNNQEALTEVTDEMRDDLEPDARVAVNNSLSIVKSLSNETDVRARVMEVTESPDVSYEDIGGLEEQMQEVRETVEMPLEKPDMFDDVGIDPPSGVLLYGPPGTGKTMLAKAVANQTDATFIKMAGSELVHKFIGEGAKLVRDLFKVAREHEPAVIFIDEIDAIAAKRTESKTSGDAEVQRTMMQLLSEMDGFEERGEIRIIAATNRFDMLDRAILRPGRFDRLIEVPKPNQEGRKIIFEIHTRGMNVSDDVDFGELAGEADDASGADIKAVCTEAGMFAIRDDRTEIQMDDFRSAWEKVQAESDETEDVSKTFA from the coding sequence ATGAGCGACACTGTGGACGACGTCGACCTCCCATACGACGAGGACGAGGCGTCCCAACAGGAGAAAATCCAATCGCTCGAGGAACGACTGGAAATCCTCGAGGCGCAAAACGAGGAGATGCGGGATAAACTCCTCGACGCGAACGCCGAGAACAATAAGTACCAGCAGAAACTCGAGCGACTTACACACGAGAACAAGAAACTCAAACAATCCCCGCTGTTCGTCGCCACAGTCCAGGAGATCGCGGACGAAGGCGTCATCATCAAACAGCACGGCAACAATCAGGAGGCGCTGACCGAAGTCACCGACGAAATGCGCGACGACCTCGAACCCGATGCGCGGGTTGCAGTCAACAACTCGTTGTCGATCGTCAAATCGCTCTCGAACGAAACGGACGTGCGCGCCCGTGTGATGGAAGTCACCGAAAGCCCCGACGTCAGCTACGAAGACATCGGCGGACTCGAAGAACAGATGCAAGAGGTCCGCGAAACCGTCGAAATGCCGCTTGAGAAACCCGATATGTTCGACGACGTCGGGATCGATCCCCCAAGCGGCGTCCTGCTGTACGGCCCGCCAGGGACGGGGAAAACGATGCTTGCGAAGGCAGTCGCTAACCAGACGGACGCCACCTTCATCAAGATGGCTGGCTCGGAGCTCGTCCACAAGTTCATCGGTGAAGGAGCCAAACTCGTTCGGGATCTCTTTAAGGTCGCCCGCGAACACGAACCAGCGGTCATCTTCATCGACGAGATCGATGCCATCGCCGCCAAGCGAACGGAGTCGAAAACCTCCGGCGACGCAGAAGTCCAGCGAACGATGATGCAACTGCTCTCGGAAATGGACGGCTTCGAGGAACGTGGCGAGATCCGCATCATCGCGGCGACCAATCGCTTCGACATGCTCGATCGCGCGATCCTCCGGCCGGGCCGATTCGACCGGCTCATCGAAGTTCCGAAGCCGAATCAGGAAGGTCGCAAGATCATCTTCGAGATCCACACTCGAGGAATGAACGTCTCGGACGATGTCGACTTCGGAGAACTGGCTGGCGAAGCCGACGATGCCTCTGGCGCCGACATCAAGGCAGTCTGTACCGAAGCAGGTATGTTCGCGATCCGCGATGACCGAACCGAGATTCAGATGGACGACTTTCGAAGCGCCTGGGAAAAAGTTCAGGCCGAATCCGACGAAACCGAAGACGTCTCGAAAACGTTCGCCTGA
- a CDS encoding MarR family transcriptional regulator: MSASESLRQETSQRGTWDDVRDLPPSAKLVAKVLEYNDTMTQQQLADETLLPSRTVRYALNRLDEENVIDSRFSFSDARKRLYSLAIES, encoded by the coding sequence ATGAGCGCCTCAGAGTCGCTTCGACAGGAGACCAGCCAGCGGGGAACGTGGGATGACGTGCGCGATTTGCCGCCAAGTGCGAAACTCGTCGCGAAAGTTCTCGAGTACAACGACACGATGACGCAACAACAGCTCGCTGACGAAACGCTACTGCCCTCTCGGACGGTTCGATACGCGTTGAACCGCCTCGACGAAGAGAACGTGATCGATTCTCGGTTTTCGTTCTCCGACGCCCGAAAGCGTCTCTACAGCCTCGCCATCGAATCCTGA
- a CDS encoding RNA-guided endonuclease InsQ/TnpB family protein, whose translation MEVRRTVPVKLDVADSDADFLHETISEFLWAANYVVDHAWQGEYKTTSKAELQRETYDDVRAETQLQANLVQNARNKAADAVQSAVARWKQGDCAGKPHFTAPTLVYDKRCATFTDDHATLSTVEGRITAEYVLPDGSRETPHSEYLYNDDYEVTGAELHYRDGEFYLHIRTKADVESEIADDGNAGHSTVLGVDLGIENIAVTSTGAFWNGSELNHWHREFEKRRGSLQQHGTRAAHETIQSVGRTETGRYNHFLHTVSKELVAEAIENGCDVIAFENLTGIRQRMPRAKKFHAWAFRRLFEYVGYKAEGVGISVEQVSPAYTSQRCSKCGFTHEDNRPTSDGQDVFECLKCNYSPHADYNAAKNIGLKHLRSAQKSSGGGAPVNVRLNRGTLNVNGEYEPAADGGQNGSPRESLTLNEANGVAVSE comes from the coding sequence ATGGAGGTCCGTCGGACCGTCCCCGTCAAACTCGACGTGGCCGACAGCGACGCTGACTTCCTCCACGAAACCATTTCTGAGTTCCTGTGGGCCGCTAACTACGTCGTAGACCACGCGTGGCAAGGCGAATACAAGACCACGAGTAAAGCCGAACTCCAACGCGAAACCTACGACGACGTGCGGGCAGAGACGCAACTGCAAGCGAATCTCGTCCAGAACGCTCGCAACAAGGCCGCCGACGCCGTACAGAGCGCCGTCGCTCGCTGGAAGCAAGGTGACTGCGCGGGGAAACCGCATTTCACAGCCCCGACGCTCGTCTACGACAAGCGGTGTGCGACGTTCACCGACGATCACGCCACGCTCTCAACTGTTGAGGGACGTATCACCGCCGAATACGTCCTTCCCGACGGGAGTCGAGAGACGCCTCACTCGGAATACCTGTACAATGACGACTACGAAGTGACTGGTGCGGAACTGCACTACCGCGACGGGGAGTTCTACCTACACATCCGAACAAAGGCGGATGTGGAGTCTGAGATTGCCGACGACGGCAACGCCGGGCACAGCACAGTCCTCGGCGTTGACCTCGGCATCGAAAACATCGCCGTCACGTCCACGGGCGCGTTCTGGAACGGGTCGGAGTTGAACCATTGGCATCGTGAGTTCGAGAAGCGACGTGGGTCGCTTCAACAGCATGGAACGCGGGCCGCCCACGAAACCATCCAGTCGGTCGGACGCACTGAGACGGGGCGCTACAACCACTTCTTACACACCGTCTCGAAAGAACTCGTCGCGGAAGCCATCGAAAACGGCTGTGACGTAATTGCGTTCGAGAACCTGACGGGGATTCGTCAGCGGATGCCTCGCGCCAAGAAGTTCCACGCATGGGCGTTCCGACGGCTATTCGAGTACGTCGGGTATAAGGCTGAGGGAGTCGGTATCTCGGTCGAACAGGTGAGTCCCGCGTACACCAGCCAGCGATGTTCTAAGTGCGGGTTCACCCACGAGGACAACCGTCCAACCTCGGACGGACAGGACGTATTCGAGTGCCTGAAGTGCAACTACTCACCCCACGCGGACTACAACGCAGCGAAGAACATCGGTCTGAAGCATCTCCGCTCGGCGCAAAAGTCGTCGGGCGGAGGCGCGCCCGTAAACGTGCGCTTGAATCGCGGGACGTTGAACGTGAATGGCGAGTACGAGCCTGCCGCCGACGGCGGCCAGAACGGGAGTCCACGCGAAAGCCTCACCCTCAACGAAGCGAACGGCGTCGCCGTGAGCGAGTAG
- the mre11 gene encoding DNA double-strand break repair protein Mre11, whose translation MTRVIHTGDTHIGYQQYNSPERRRDFLEAFRTVIEDAVADGVDAVVHAGDLFHDRRPSLVDLQGTVDILRTLDEANIPFLAVVGNHESKRDAQWLDLFADLGLATRLGADPVVVGGAAFYGLDFVPRSRRDDLEYDFAPKPAEADSTTLVSHGLFEPFAHANWDTETVLEESTVDFDAVLLGDNHAPDTAEVLDTWVTYCGSTERASASEREERGYNLVEYGDSVAISRRGLATTREFVFVDVELAEGEGIDRVQERVRQHDLADAVVIVTVEGEGRPITPAAVEELAIDRGALVARVNDRRELPDEDEAVSVSFANPDDAVRKRVRELGLSDAALEIDETVRNGDLADANVRESVERRVRELLEEDRAAFEPAPERDPDDGDVSTVADRLGDETDSRSEAEPSMSKPTEADGGDTDAESTATDATRDGEDADGASDTDTASLGDFA comes from the coding sequence ATGACGCGGGTAATCCATACGGGCGATACCCACATCGGGTACCAGCAGTACAATTCGCCCGAGCGACGACGAGATTTCCTCGAGGCGTTTCGCACCGTCATCGAGGACGCGGTTGCCGACGGCGTCGACGCCGTCGTTCACGCCGGCGACCTCTTTCACGACCGCCGGCCGAGCCTGGTCGACCTGCAGGGGACCGTCGACATCCTCCGAACGCTCGACGAAGCCAACATTCCGTTTCTCGCCGTCGTCGGAAACCACGAGTCGAAACGCGATGCCCAGTGGCTCGACCTCTTTGCGGATCTCGGATTGGCGACTCGACTGGGTGCCGACCCGGTCGTCGTCGGCGGCGCTGCGTTCTACGGACTCGACTTCGTTCCCCGCTCGCGGCGGGACGACCTCGAGTACGATTTCGCACCGAAACCCGCCGAGGCCGACAGTACGACGCTGGTGAGCCACGGCCTCTTCGAACCATTCGCGCACGCAAATTGGGATACCGAAACGGTCCTCGAGGAGTCGACGGTCGACTTCGACGCCGTCCTACTGGGTGACAATCACGCGCCGGACACCGCCGAAGTGCTCGACACGTGGGTCACGTACTGCGGGTCGACCGAGCGCGCAAGCGCGAGCGAACGAGAGGAACGCGGGTACAATCTCGTCGAATACGGGGACTCGGTCGCGATCAGCCGGCGCGGACTCGCGACGACCCGCGAGTTCGTTTTCGTCGACGTCGAACTTGCGGAGGGCGAGGGAATCGACCGCGTGCAAGAACGCGTCCGCCAGCACGACCTCGCGGACGCGGTCGTCATCGTCACCGTCGAGGGTGAGGGACGACCGATAACGCCAGCCGCCGTCGAGGAACTCGCGATCGATCGCGGGGCGCTCGTCGCTCGCGTTAACGACCGTCGGGAACTCCCTGACGAGGACGAAGCGGTATCGGTGAGTTTCGCCAACCCGGACGACGCAGTCCGTAAGCGCGTTCGGGAACTCGGGCTTAGCGACGCAGCCCTCGAAATCGACGAAACCGTCCGAAACGGCGATCTCGCCGACGCGAACGTGCGTGAATCCGTCGAACGACGCGTTCGAGAGTTGCTCGAGGAAGATCGGGCGGCCTTCGAGCCTGCCCCGGAGCGCGACCCGGACGACGGAGACGTCTCGACGGTCGCCGATCGCCTCGGCGACGAAACCGATTCCAGGTCCGAAGCGGAGCCCTCAATGTCGAAGCCGACCGAAGCTGACGGTGGCGATACCGACGCCGAATCTACCGCCACGGACGCAACGAGGGACGGGGAAGACGCCGACGGTGCGTCCGACACTGATACCGCGTCGCTGGGTGATTTCGCGTGA